ttattatATGGCAATATTAAAGATATTAAATGATATATTACTTGTATTAGCAACTGATTTCAAATCAACTAAAGAGCCATTACTTTCTTTGTTGACTGATAGGGAGCAATCACATGTCCATATATGGAGGTGCCTAGGTGAGCAAATACATCTATTTCAATGTATTCTAAAGAAACTagattcttttaaaaacattattaactATAAAGAAACCTTTAATTacaccaacaaaaacaaagtgtgtggaccaaacatttattatttcTGTGTACTATTATATTATGTATGTTTGAACCATACGCCTAAAGGAGTTCTAATATACCCAAAACTCTCAATAATATTTAtcaatataatttcaaattGAGTTAATCTTCTTACCTGCGCAATTTCCAGTTTGAGGACGCCCTCGGTGAAGCCCAGATTTTCGTCCGCCTTGATCTCCCGTCCGTCCTTGTACCACAGCGCTGACGTCTCTTTCTTTATGTTTCCCACCTTGAATACGCCACAGTAGTAGAATATTGtcatataaaaatacaatgttaatattaaaaataataataaaaatgaaaaagccaAGCAATGTACTAGGTGTTACCTTGCACTTGAGCACCACACAACATTCTGGAGTGACCTCGTAAGCTAAATACTCAATAAAGTGAGGACCTGGAACATACAAAATGGTcgtgaagaaagaaaaagtgtcAATAGGAACATAAGATAGCGATTTATGTATATAAATGTAACGTAAACCTTGTTTTCTGAACCATTCTTTCCTCTGGAACTCAGATTCCTTCTGCAGATCCTTGaatactgaaaaagaaaaagttggttgTGATTTCATGCTTTCTCTGCCATCCATGAGTGAGTTCAATGGTagttagtgttttttgttttttccccccacctaaACAGTAATCGCtagcgctaatgctaatgctaatcaggattgctaaccgtttagcatttAGCAATTTGCTGTCAAATTCTGTACATCAGGGTTAGGACACACATTGTCCatcctcataaatgagaataaaatgtatgttagtagtaaaataacaataagaatattaataataataatagtgggggggggggggattattattcaattatttgattaataatcaataggagaatggattctaaaaatattcgatagtgacaCCACTCGACGTATTTCTGACAAGATCTGACAAGGTTTTGGATTTGCGAATGGATCCCCTACCGTCTCCTATGAGTACCAAGCTGGACTGGTTGGTGGCTTTTCCGTCCTGCATCTGGAAGGTGAAGGTGCCTTCATCCTCCGGCATCAGAGACTCCATGATCATCTCAACCACGCCCGTGTTCTTGTCAAAGCTCATCTTGTATttctgacaacaacaaaatcaaaaacgtgataagagactgattaaatTTGAGGGATTTGCCAACAGTGTGGTCGGCCGACCTCGCCCTGAGCCACCACGTTGTCGTTGAACACGTAGTCCACTTTGCCGTTAGCTGAAATCTGCTCGGCCTGCAGCCAGAAGCGAACTTTGCCCTTCTCCAACATCTCCACGGCCAAATTGGACTTTAGGGGAATAGCTAACGACGACGGCAGAGAAATGCGGGAGAGTGAGAAAGAGCATTCACTTTAACGACGTCTACCTGCGAGCAGTGCTGTGGAGGTACTTACTGGGGAACTTGTGATCACGGCTGATCTCCAGCAGTCTCTTCAACTCTGTCACAAGCAACGTgttaaaaaagtcattttagcTCGTGGGAGAACACAGCACAAAGTTGTACTTGGAGCGTGTTCACTTTGGGGAGTTTTAAAAGAGTACTTGACATTCCAAAATGGGATGAAAATGTTATTGGCTACTCTAATTTTAAGGTATgctttgtaaaatgtttaaagAAACAATTTCATCCCTGGATACAGCAGTTACAAAAATTGGGTTTTTGACAATTCTGAGAAAAAAGCCACAACAAAGTCAGTATTTTATGAGAAATGAAGAGtcaaaaaatgacaatgttacataacttaaaaagacaaaaaatgtagATTAGAGATTATGaattaagggggaaaaattacaatattatgagaatacagTCCCCAGATTTGCGCACTTGCGTCTTCATGCAGGCAACGTGGAAACCTTCATACCGTCGGGTGAGATGGTGTAGCTGGACGAAGCACCATCAGTGTGGGTGACCATACATGAATAAATACCGATGTCTTCCTCTCCAGGTGACTTGAACATGACTTTGGATCTGAACAGaaaaatcataatcatcatcagaGTGAGCGACTATTCTTTGGCGAGTCCATTAGTGAACATCTCACTTGTTCCCTTTGGTTTCCACGGTCAAGCGTGAAGAGTCGTCCATGTCCTCGTAGTTCTTGGACCACACGAATTTGGAGTCGGGGGTCATGTCGGCGCATTCGAAGTTGAGAGAGATGACGCCGTCGTCGTCCACGTCCACCACGATCTCCTTGGTGCCTGTGAGGGGATGCGAGATGATTGTAAGGATCACGGAACGACTAATAGTCACGTTGTTTTCGTGCCTGGCTTGGTCGCAGCTTGGACTGGATCGGAGATATCCGAGGTCTTCCCCACTCCGGCTTGGTTCTGAGCTCGCACGCGGAATACGTACGTCTCTTCCTCCTTCAGGTTCTTCACCTGCAGAACCAAGAAGATCCAACGATTTAATCGCTATTATCTCTGCGGCGTTCATGGAGCGGTGACAACTGTTTGAACGTTCGTCAGTATCAGCTCTCTAACGGTGACCTTGAAGAAGGTGTTCTGGGTGGCCTTGGTGTTGAGTCCTCTCCATGCTTCCTCTGGGGCTTCGGCCTCCTTCATGTCTACATAGAAGCCGTTGACGGGATTGCGCCCTTGGTACACCGGAGGTCTCCAAAGCAACACCATGGAGTCGGCTCGCACCTCCCGCAGCTGCAGATCGTGAGGAGGTCCTAgggtacaaaaaatatatatataataggaaTTGTTCTTTGTAATGTTGTATATCTTCTGGCTTTtaatattctctttttttctgtctgctaCATGTCGAGACCGAGGAAAATAATACCACGCCCTTGCTGAGAgagtcacatactgtattttctccTTTCGATGCGTTGTACTGTAATTCGTTCAGTGCTATGGTCGCAGACAGTAATGTTTTTCTGTTGTGGTGACACTAGTGGCCTATCTGTTTTTGCGCAGATCCTCGCACCTGGAACCGCGATGGTCCACTCTTCGCACAGGAACGTGTCACTTGGAAGCGACGGGATGCCGACGCCCGCGATGTTGGCCGCCCGAACCTGGAACTGGTACTTCTTGTTCTCCTTCAGGTCGGTCACCTGCCCATACAAAATCAAATCCAATCAAGTTTTGGTCTTAATTAAcctattttagtcttcaatgaaactaacatgcaagtttttggaatgtaggagtaAGCTAGAGTACCCagataaaacccacgcaaacacggggaaaacatgcaaccgccacacaggaaggcaggagccgagattcaaacccagaacctcaacACTGCGAGGCAGACATGGATTTTTAAGCTTTCTGACAAAACAGAAGCGTCACCAAGTCTGATTTTGAACTCACCCTGTAGGCGCGCTCGCTGACCGCTCTGATGTTGGCCTCGTGCCACTTTCCCGCCACGCCATCGACGACCTCGCGGTAGTCCACAAAGTATCCGCTGATATCGGCGCCTCCGATGAAGGTGGGCTGCTTCCACGCCAGCACCATGGAGTCACGTACGCACTCCAGCACGCTGATGCCGAATGGCGGCGCAGGCGACGCTGAGGTAACACACGGGCAATCAAATCAGCAAAGCTACAAATCTTCaattgtttttcagtttttattgctaagaTAAACTAATGTTCTCTGTCCTTGTGTAAAGACACTTAATTCCATCTTGGTAAATAACCCTTTAAttagctttaaaaataaaattatcttcAAACTGAGGCAGGCTTAACTAGGCTAAGCTAAGGCagctaaaatgtacaaaatcacTTCATTCCTGTTCTTTTGTGAACTGTGAATGAACTGTATGACTAATAGAAGTAGCTAATGATAATAGTTGTCATATCTAATAACTATGTTTTCGCACATCATTActagtaaatgtcttttgaacTAATTAGCTCTAGAAGGAGGCATGAAATTCCCCTGGCTGCCCGTCTTCACGCTACATGCTAAGTTAAGGGTAACAGCTAACCATTTAAACCTCCAGCTTTAAATTTCTCGCCATCTACTTTCCTTTATATTAGTCCTTTTAATGTATAATTGTCATTAAAATAACCTAAATGGTTACCTTGCGctgatttattacatttttctaGGAAATTTACCATCAGAAACTAACATCATTGTGCTATTGAACCCACTTCTGTTCAAGGTGGGGGGCTCGGTGCTGTTAGTTGATGTCAGATTGCGCCTAAATAGGTTGCGGGTAGGTTACTGGTAGTGTGTGATAATCTGACATCcttgttgtggtggtggtggtggtggtggcggtggtaGGGGCAGGGGGGTGCCTTAAGGGTCTTCAGGGCAACAGGACAATGCACCACCCTGAGCGGGAAGGCTGTGGAAAGCCAGCACAAGGTCGAAGCGTGTCTGCTTAGGAGTTAAGAGCCCATTAACTGGGGTTTCAAAGTGACTTACCTGCCCGGAGAACGCCACAGCTGTTCACCACCTACTCTTCATTTGCAGTGGCGTGAAATAGAAGCAATTTGAGTACATTTTTCAAGTACGTGTACTCtagttgagtatttatttttggatgactttttacttttactccctacatttgaaaacagatatctcgAGCTACTTTCTACTTCTGACTGTGTCAAAATAGGCACGatgtacaaaaatacataaatagagaatttcgcatttttttttggttactcAATTCACAAGGTTGGCAAAGCTACACAAACGTgatgttttgatagcataaaagtcaagtcaatgcaAGCTAcctcttggtttaaaaaaaaaaaaaaaaaaaaacaacatgcgatgtaacgtaatatttttttcttcatctcagTATCTGTTTAAAAAGAGATAAAAAGGTAAAGCAATGTTGTGCGCAGAGCTTTTTTGGTACCAAGTTATCAAAGcaggtattgtatataattgacagcaaacattcatttttacttcggtacttaagtacatttaagAGTGTACTTTTATATGAGTTCTACATGTGTTGAACCCGTACTTCGGgtcttttttaaacaactaGCTGTACTTCTACTCAAGTACACGGtctgagtacttttgccaccactGTTCATTTGGATGAACAAACAAATTGTTTGTTCGCGGGAGTTGTTGGGGAGATTTGCTTTTGCACTTCCCGTCCTTATCCAGTGCTCACCTTCATTTCCAGCCCGTGCATCCGGCCCCGCCGCCTCCCGGTTAGCAGAAGCATCTACTGACAACTCGCATGCCTGCTTGACCTCGGGGGGCCCCTGGGCTGTCTTTTCAGCTGGCCCCTTGGCGCAAGGCGTGCCTAAGTGTGTTGCTATGTCAGTAAGTGCTTCACAAAGTAAGCCTGGCGGAGGCTCCGAGGGCAGCTCATTCACCGCAATCGGGCCCTTGCAGCACCTCTCTgaccctttgtttttgttgtccgAGGGGCCAGAgcgagccgccgccgccgccccggGCCCCCTCACTGGGAGCTCGGGGTCGGCCTGAGCTTTGCTTTTTGTGTCAGCGAGGAGCTGGACAGTGTCATGCGCGCCCATCCAGTGTGGCCTGTGCGCGGTTAGTTGACCCTGGTTACCCCACAGCCCCGTCTCCGGCAACACACCATGAGGGATGCCGCCCCCTACAAGGAGTTAGCAGAGAGAATCAAGAGAGGCCGTTTTAAACACAAGCACATAAATACAGCTGCAATTAAGaggattaaagaaaaaaaaaaacagtaaataagaGCCTAAAAGATGTCTTCATCTGACTGAGAGGGACAATGAAGACAAGACGGCCAACAAGTGACATCCGTGTGAGAACAAGATGAAAACATGCAGTCAGACACACGACAGTAATCCCCATATTTgtggttcactattcacaaaatcacctatttgtttttttctgcagaaCCTATCCTATCAGAAGCTATTCATTATCtgatccatccattatctgaaccgcttatcctctcaagggtcacgggcgtgctggagcctatcccagctatcgtcaggcaggaggcggggtacaccctgaactggttgccagccaatcgcagggcacatacaaacaaacaaccattcgcactcacatttacacctatggctaatttagagtccacaattaaaataccatgcatgtttttgggatgtgggaggaaaccagagtgcccggagaaaacccacgcaggcacggggagaacacgcaaacgccacacagtcggggccggggattgaaccccggtcctcagaactgtgaggcagacgctctaaccagtcgcacaccgtgccgcaTCCAGCTAttcacatgaaaaacaaaatcacgtttgtttttgtgctttttctgaaatgccctaagatgccacaaaatgccgCCAAATCtcggcctaaaaaaaaagtatatcgATTTCAAGGAAGTTTGGTGAAGCGAGGCATCTCGAATAAGAGTCGAGCTTTGTAGGTCGcagaggagctaagtttagcctgggctGCTAGCacaagaagttaaaaaaaaaaaaaaaaaaaagttttgcgcTCCATTTTTTCGAACTCAAATTATATGTAAAACATGTATTTTGAGAGTAAAATGAGTGAAATCATATTATGAagtgttttggatcatagtttgtggtatagtAGATAATTATAAACATTTCTGGGGTGCGTCAATTTCTCATGTTTTTTCGCAATTTGCCCCAGGGCTCGGTGCGTAATCGCGGGCGGTTTACTGTAGTCAATGCCAATATAGTTCGTATTGACACGGGTTTCATTGCAACAATTCTGAATCGTTTCACAGGATTTGACCAATTACGGTGTCGCCAGCAAGAACTACATGGGCATTATTGCAACAAATGTGCTTCATAAAGGGAAAAGAAACATgccaagtttcagttaaaagctCAAAATGTGTTAGGTTTGAAGCTGAAGGGCATTAGAAGAGGTCATGCAGGGAGTATATGATAATATAATGAACATTTCATACTACCAGactatatttgtttttctataaTAGGTTTACAAAAAGTAACTGCAATTACCTTATTTGTAATagatttaaaatgtaactttaaaataacccaacaaaaatattcttttatatttcattttaactACAATTTAAAACTTAATTGCAAAAATCACTAACATGATAGTTGGTTCTGACACCAAAAGGGCTTCAGGATTttacgtttaaaaaaaagttggatttaCCTTTTTCAGTTATTAAATTGAACTCATTTAATCTAGAATTTCAAAGCTTGTTAATAAAAGAGAGCATAAACAGACCATCAGAGTGGATTCTgacatcaaaataaaatctgctGTCTCACCCTCGGAACTAAAATGTAAGCTGAAAagtatttctttgtttctttttctcaagtTGCGGCACCTCTCCCTAAAAATCCCTGATGAGAACGATTGAAACATGCAAGTAAATGCAAAACATTCAACAGAGCGAGTTTAGTTGCCTGGTGTTGATGGGGCTCTGTGCGCTGGTACCTTGAACACTGAGGGGCGGGTTTGCCGACACATCTCGTGCCTGGGACGAGCGAGGGGAAATGGGGGGGAAAGGGAAAGGAAGGATGCTGGTTGTGTGATTCTTGGGCTGGTTTGCAACCACCGCTGAGTTGGATCGCACTGACCCAAATTAGAGGAAGTCTACAAGTCCTGACCCGCTTCAGGCTGTGCAGGGAGCTGGTGGTTGGTTTGGTTTGGGTGGATGTTGGTGGGCAGAGCAGACAATAAAAGGTGACAGGGTGGCAGAGTGCAACCACGGTGGATTGGAACAGTGCGGGAGTGCAAGATGACTCAAGAGAACACAGGTGATCAGATGCCACATCTTGTATATCACATACACTAGACTATAAACATAGATTCAATCCCGTCAAAGATATCTTTGTGGTTATTTTCCTCACCGATCGCAGCCTTCACCTCCACAGGCTCTGATTCCGGAGAGAACTGACTGAGTCCTGCGGCGTTCACGGCCCTCACTCTGAACACATACTTCTCTCCCGTCATCAGGCCGTGGCAGATAaacctaaaaagaaaattatgcTGTTCGTTAATTTTTATACCTGTGTAATTCACGCCCCGCTATATTCTCTAAACATGGACTGTTCTCCATTTGACGAGCATTACTttctcttattattattattttctctcttaaGAAAGTGGTCTTGTCTGAAGTTGTCATCCTCTGATTTAATAAAACTGGAACCATCCCCCCAACCACAAACATACTCAACAGCCTAATCAATCATTAGTCAGTTTTAAGCAAGTCCCATATGTGAGATATAAATTTTCCATCATGGAAAACGGACTtggtttgaataaaaacaaagtcacaAAAGTCAAGGTTTACCTGGTCACGTTGACGGGTTTATTGTTGCACGGCTCCCAGACATTGCTGCCCACGATGCTCGCCTCGATGTAGTAGCCCACCAACTCTTTGGCGTCAAGGGACGCTTCCCAGGATACCACCACCGAAGTGTCCGTGTTCCTCGTGGGGACGACTTTGCTCGGAGCAGATGGAGTGTCTGCGGATTCAAACATTTTCCCATTGCCACAGTCAAGAACGCGGCGATTCGGCTATACATGCAACCGGGGCTATCTCTGACCGAGCTTGTCGCGGACCGTGGTGGCTTCGGTGGGGTCAGATGGCTCGCCGACGCCGGCGGCGTTGCAGCAGCGGACACGGAAGCAGTAGGAGTTTCCCTCGGCCAGGTCAAACAGTGCAAAACGAGGCGACTTAACCGGAATCTCCGTGTTCACCCTTTGCCAGCTGTCTGTGCCTGAGACACACTGAGGGGACAggaaataaatcaataacaGCATCATATTTTCAGCTCCACCAGGCCGTTTTCTTTGGGATCAATGGGTACCGGAATGACCTTTGAGATCAACTCTACCTGACCTAACATGTCCTCGGTCACGTTCTGGCTTCCTATCATCACGACTCGACTTGACTTTTTATAACTCGGGACTTGTTTGACACTTGACGGTTAAGACTTGAGAGTTAATTTATGACTTGAAAATACGTaggtgacttactcccacctctggcaaaCAGAGAGAGGATTCAAAGTCATTGGTATTTCTTGGGGTGTCAGCACGTAGAACTGTACCACGTCGCCTGTCTTCTTTGGCAGGGTACACTTTGGCAACGCTGAGATCTGACGCCATTTACATAACTGATACAGCTCTCCATCTCACCCAGGCTCCTCTCGGTGGTCAGACAAGGCAGATCAGGGTTTACCAATCCAAAGCATACTGCGGCAAGCAAAACTGAACTGACCCACTTGATGTTAATATGACTTCTGTTTTGATTAGTGCTTAACTCGTTCGGTTACCTTCTCCACATAGTACATGACACCTTCCAGGCCTTTCTCGCCAGGTGGCTTCCAGCTGAGCACCAAGTAGTTCCTGGTTGCTTCTGTCACCTGCAGTTCATGAGGTCTCCCAGGAACAATACCCTCTGCCAAAAGATTCATGAGTCATGGGTCAAGGAAGGTACAAACTAACctgaataaaaattattttttttcagaagttGCTGATCTCACAAACCTGCAGGTTCCTCCTCTGTGACGATGATCTGGCCAGTCCAAGGAGCAGAGGTACCTGGCAATGAGATGATGGGGACTCTGTCCagtagttgttgttttaaagaATGCCGGAAGCATGGTACCTCTCATGCGGGCGCGGTCAGCCGGGTCCATGGCGGCCACGGGTTCGGACACCCGGGAAGGACGGCTCATGCCGCTCTTGTTGACGGCACGTACGCGGAAAGTATAGGAGCGGCCTTCGACCAATCCGGTGACTGGGAATCGGGCAAACTTGATGGGAGTGTCGTTGCACTGGATCCACTGGGTTGTCCCTACCTCACACCTGCACGTGTTGCAATGAAAAATGCACGGTACCATTTTTAATGCACATATCTTCAGTGATACGTGTAGTGTATTGAACTGGAGTTTGGAGCTCTTGTCAGGGTTAGAGTAAGGGTTTGGATGAGGGTTAGGTTTAGGATCAGGATCTTCCCTGGGAGGAGGGTTTGGTTTTCCACAAAATATAGATTCTAACCTGTCTACAAAGTAACCCAGGATTGAGTTGCCGCCGTCGACCGCCGGCTGCTTCCAGGAGACTATGATGTAGTCCTTGTTGGCATCCAGGCAGCACACATCCAGGGGGGCCCCTGGTGCTCCTTCCACCTCGGTGTCAGCATCTTAGATAGAGCAGAAAGGTTAGTCGCCTCGCTCATTGCCGTTGGATCATCAACCAATGGTTAAGTAGGTTTTAATTAATCCTGCACCAAACTGGGCAGCCCTTTGAGCCTGATATTCAAATTATTGGATTATCTCATTGGAGCCATTGCATTTCCAAGCCAACTTAGAATAGTGCGACTGGAGAAAACCGTGACAGTGGCTTATGAATTTTCCGGCATTCCCACCGTGCACTAC
The genomic region above belongs to Phycodurus eques isolate BA_2022a chromosome 21, UOR_Pequ_1.1, whole genome shotgun sequence and contains:
- the myom1b gene encoding M-protein, striated muscle; the encoded protein is MSGSVPFYRKHQRGYDRGYRYQSGGRYAAGPGGGGGSTRSRGLDWSSQSGLDPLPKRTKPSYLAVDRENQIIGYVVPIFRSSQEFAAGYSDKTRLRDTAAYMESRDMFTSGLEMERSEQSSRKEAMRETAQRISFNKTIHEHEEHFKRMNEDSLMHVPEFIIKPRSHTVWEKQSVRLHCTVSGWPDPRVVWYKNNVAIDPLANAGKYKIEGKYSVHSLEINRCDFEDTAQYRVSAMNVKGEVSAFASVVVKRFKGEVDEFLPAPRRTGVKDGPVSEYGITFQTHIVDKFGVSFGREGETMSLGCTVIIYPTLHRYQPEVQWYRDGILLSPSKWNHMHWSGDRATLTLTHLNKEDEGLYTLRVTTKSGSKTYSAYVFVRDADTEVEGAPGAPLDVCCLDANKDYIIVSWKQPAVDGGNSILGYFVDRCEVGTTQWIQCNDTPIKFARFPVTGLVEGRSYTFRVRAVNKSGMSRPSRVSEPVAAMDPADRARMRGTSAPWTGQIIVTEEEPAEGIVPGRPHELQVTEATRNYLVLSWKPPGEKGLEGVMYYVEKCVSGTDSWQRVNTEIPVKSPRFALFDLAEGNSYCFRVRCCNAAGVGEPSDPTEATTVRDKLDTPSAPSKVVPTRNTDTSVVVSWEASLDAKELVGYYIEASIVGSNVWEPCNNKPVNVTRFICHGLMTGEKYVFRVRAVNAAGLSQFSPESEPVEVKAAIASPAPPFGISVLECVRDSMVLAWKQPTFIGGADISGYFVDYREVVDGVAGKWHEANIRAVSERAYRVTDLKENKKYQFQVRAANIAGVGIPSLPSDTFLCEEWTIAVPGPPHDLQLREVRADSMVLLWRPPVYQGRNPVNGFYVDMKEAEAPEEAWRGLNTKATQNTFFKVKNLKEEETYVFRVRAQNQAGVGKTSDISDPVQAATKPGTKEIVVDVDDDGVISLNFECADMTPDSKFVWSKNYEDMDDSSRLTVETKGNKSKVMFKSPGEEDIGIYSCMVTHTDGASSSYTISPDELKRLLEISRDHKFPTIPLKSNLAVEMLEKGKVRFWLQAEQISANGKVDYVFNDNVVAQGEKYKMSFDKNTGVVEMIMESLMPEDEGTFTFQMQDGKATNQSSLVLIGDVFKDLQKESEFQRKEWFRKQGPHFIEYLAYEVTPECCVVLKCKVGNIKKETSALWYKDGREIKADENLGFTEGVLKLEIAQISKKDAGVYEMVLKDDRGKDTSKLNLTDQCFKNLMNEVFNYIANSSTPLKITSTDQGIRLYTFVSYYNDLLPVTWHYKDSAIAFSDRLKSGVVGEQLWLQISEPTEKDMGKYAIEFNINDGRGGLRRTVELSGQAYEDALAEFKRLKAAAIAEKNRARVAGGLPDVVTIQEGKALNLTCNISGDPLPQVTWLKNDRELTSNEHCILRFESGKFASFTITAVSTADTGKYSILVKNKHGTESAEFTVSVFIPEEVAGRKQ